The following proteins are encoded in a genomic region of Xenopus laevis strain J_2021 chromosome 3L, Xenopus_laevis_v10.1, whole genome shotgun sequence:
- the taf3.L gene encoding transcription initiation factor TFIID subunit 3 (The RefSeq protein has 4 substitutions, 1 non-frameshifting indel compared to this genomic sequence), producing the protein MGVNIHELEDYIHNIEPVTFPHQIPSFPVSKNNALQFPPPGSKDAEDRKEYIPDYLPLIISSQEEEEEEQVPTDGGTSAEAMQVPLEEEEEEGEMEDDETVNDENYLSKRPLDSPETMEMPFAKRIRLMNNKGDILDGSLEPREPLSSINSQKVPSVLSPAHKIDSQDLDVSYSDQIMLSPVSKSQAPPPSESKSLIPKTKSKGGSPGQKIKSPKATPISTVIGSPIRSPKSGPKERKSPGCAKSPKSPKSPKVPLAAPPPAIKTETPNRTPLATLSEKIGRENIQIKQNQTPLDSDQLNVEIPSKKPSIADNTIEDSIDAVIARACAEQEPDPFEFSSGSESEGEVFTSPKRLNISELTTPKVSASGINPGKTSSTSVPASGGTSSSDISWTMDDSINEVIRKVSQETPTNTPANNPPCFSSPSASPPTPEPLLKVFEDKAKLPPPVELKKKTKKEQRAKKKKDKDKLKDKERSKDKNKDRSKDKEKDKEKDGTKDGKVLWKDSNKDEDSELHRFKLKDFNEIDSKSKQKENCGKKDKEKHKDKKKDKEKGKKDKDKKGKDKTKEEKMKSPSTPIMLSSKDIALPMISTPNTVRLPSLLSSMSPLLPEKLFEEKEKSKEKDKKKDKKEKKKKKDKEKVKEKEKEKKEKEKEKEKEKKEKEKVKAELSIPAPSPVIPRLTLRVGAGQDTIVISKVVSAPESKAVPPPSLPKSPPPTPSPAPAPVLVVPPQAPPAPAAASPAPTPAPSALTSNAGSSKTPVRSVVTETVSTYVIRDEWGNQIWICPGCNKPDDGSPMIGCDQCDDWYHWPCVGINAAPPEDEQWFCTKCESKKKDKKQKKRKHKAH; encoded by the exons aagaagaagaagaacaggtgCCCACAGATGGAGGGACATCAGCGGAAGCTATGCAAGTTCCacttgaagaagaagaagaagaagaaggagagatGGAAGATGACGAGACTGTCAATGATGAAAATTATTTAAGTAAAAGACCACTGGACAGTCCAGAAACTATGGAAATGCCTTTTGCCAAACGAATAAGGTTAATGAATAATAAAGGTGACATTTTAGATGGCTCTTTAGAACCTCGAGAACCGCTTAGTTCAATAAACTCTCAGAAAGTCCCATCTGTGCTTTCTCCTGCTCATAAAATAGACAGTCAAGACCTAGATGTCTCTTATTCTGACCAAATAATGTTAAGTCCTGTTTCAAAATCCCAGGCTCCTCCACCCAGCGAATCAAAGTCTTTGATTCCCAAAACTAAATCAAAAGGTGGTTCTCCAGGACAAAAAATAAAGTCTCCTAAAGCAACCCCAATTTCAACAGTTATTGGCAGTCCTATTCGTTCACCAAAAAGCGGACCAAAAGAGAGAAAATCTCCTGGACGCGCCAAAAGCCCCAAGAGTCCTAAGAGTCCAAAAGTTCCTTTGGCTGCTCCACCACCTGCCATAAAAACAGAAACTCCAAATCGTACTCCATTAGCTACTTTAAGTGAAAAAATTGGCAGAGAGAATATACAGATAAAGCAAAATCAAACCCCACTAGATTCTGACCAGTTGAATGTGGAAATCCCTTCAAAGAAACCATCAATAGCTGATAATACCATTGAGGATTCAATTGATGCAGTAATTGCTCGTGCGTGTGCAGAGCAAGAACCTGATCCCTTTGAATTTTCATCAGGCTCAGAATCTGAGGGTGAGGTGTTTACTAGCCCTAAAAGACTCAATATTTCAGAGCTCACCACACCTAAGGTTTCAGCATCTGGCATCAATCCGGGAAAAACATCAAGTACTTCAGTACCTGCTTCTGGGGGCACCTCTAGTTCTGACATTTCATGGACAATGGATGACTCTATCAATGAAGTGATTCGAAAGGTCAGCCAAGAAACTCCAACAAATACACCTGCCAATAATCCTCCATGTTTCTCCTCACCTTCTGCTTCACCCCCTACTCCAGAACCACTTTTGAAGGTTTTTGAAGACAAGGCTAAATTGCCTCCTCCAGttgaacttaaaaaaaagacaaaaaaagagcagagagcaaaaaagaagaaagacAAAGACAAGCTAAAGGATAAAGAAAGGAgtaaagacaaaaacaaagatAGATCTAAGGACAaggaaaaagataaagaaaaggaTGGGAGCAAAGATGGAAAAGTTTTATGGAAGGATTCCAACAAAGATGAGGATTCTGAGCTGCACAGATTTAAACTTAAAGAATTTAATGAGATTGACTCTAAATCCAAACAGAAAGAAAATTGTGGAAAGAAAGACAAAGAGAAACATAAAGATAAGAAGAAAGAtaaggaaaaggggaaaaaagataaggaCAAGAAAGGAAAGGACAAGACCAAGGAAGAAAAGATGAAATCTCCATCTACTCCTATTATGTTATCATCTAAGGACATTGCGTTGCCCATGATAAGTACTCCTAATACAGTCAGACTGCCTTCTTTGCTATCCACTATGTCCCCCCTTCTTCCAGAGAAATTATTTGAAGAGAAGGAAAAGTCCAAAGAAAAGGACAAAAAGAAGgacaagaaagaaaagaagaagaagaaagacaaGGAGAAagtgaaggaaaaagaaaaggagaagaaagaaaaggaaaaggagaaagagaaggaaaagaaggaaaaagaaaag gTCAAAGCAGAATTGTCTATTCCTGCTCCTTCTCCTGTAATCCCCAGACTAACTCTGAGAGTGGGTGCTGGCCAAGACACAAT tgtCATCAGCAAAGTGGTATCTGCTCCAGAGTCTAAAGCTGTCCCTCCACCATCATTGCCCAAATCTCCACCTCCAACACCTTCTCCAGCTCCAGCACCTGTTCTTGTTGTCCCCCCTCAAGCTCCCCCAGCTCCAGCGGCTGCTTCACCAGCTCCAACTCCAGCCCCTTCTGCTCTTACTTCAAATGCTGGTTCCTCTAAAACCCCAGTCAGAAGTGTTGTTACAGAAACGGTCAGTACCTATGTG ATCCGAGATGAGTGGGGCAACCAGATTTGGATCTGTCCCGGATGTAACAAACCAGATGATGGCAGCCCAATGATTGGTTGTGATCAGTGTGATGACTGGTACCACTG GCCATGTGTTGGAATAAATGCAGCCCCACCAGAAGATGAACAGTGGTTCTGTACCAAGTGTGAAAGCaagaaaaaggataaaaagcaaaagaaaagaaagcacaaagcTCACTGA